tatgaacttgtatttatatgtttatagattagaattcaaaaaatttcttaaatggTCCTTAATGGACTCATGGTAGCCCATATAAATATGGGTGTTAGTGGGTTTGGTTTTTAATGGACATGGTCCTTAATGGACATGGTCACTCTCTGACCATAAACTACAAATGGACAAACGGATATGGGCTAATGGACATGGGCTCGCCCATTTAGCAGCTCTAACTCCGGAAACTAAGATATTAAACAAAGTACAAACTAGTTGaccgaaaaaaaaaacgaaataaaaaacaaagcaCAAAACTACACATGAGATATTTATTACAGAGACTTAGGATgttctttttttgttcatcaacAAAGCGATTACAGTCGTTAGGTTTTATTCtgtatttatataactatataacatacaatatatatagattttcaaCGAATGAATGGAATCCTAATTAACCTGAAGACCATGGTGATCTACTGTGTTGGAAACAGAAAGGAAACTGATCATTTCCAAAGGAAGACATCTTACTTTTATCTTCTTCCATCTTCCATATAGAATCCAAGGAGCTTTCCCATGTTGGAGAAGCCATATTGGGGTAACTTAAGCAATAGCTTTGCTCTAAATAGATGTCTTTAACTGGTTGAATTATGTTTACTGCAGAGTGATCAATCTCTTTCCATATATCATCCATTGAGTATccgtctttggtttcttcttgaTTCATCTCCCTATTTCCTCCAGTGTCGTAAAAGCTTACTTTCCCTGACGACATACGTGACTCAAAAGACACATCTTGAGTATTGGTAGTGGTCATAGACGAAGAGCAGCAGTTGGAACATGAAGAACTTGGAGAAACATGACGCTTCTTTTCTTGAGCTTTCTTCCTCATATGAGTCCTCCAGTAATTCTTTATCTCATTATCTGTTCTTCCTGGCAATTTCCGAGCTATTTTTGACCAcctacgatatatatatatagatgcaaaaatttaaatttaaatttacttttacaGTAGTCATgagatatatatactttttctttgtttctcgGATGATTCAGACCTGTTTCCCCATTTAGCGTGAAGCTCAGTGACAAGACGCTCTTCTTGTGGTGTCATCTTGCCACGTTTGAGACCAGGATGAAGATAGTTAACCCACCTTAGCCTGCAACTCTTTCCTGTTCTGTTCAAACCTACAACCAAAACTAGCTCAGTAATAGATGTTCCTTACCTATTTATCTTTCTCCCTCCACCTTCAAACCTGATACTTTTGCTATAAAATCCCATCGCCGATCTCCAAATAAGTGTACGAAATTTACCAGAATGATGTCTTCTTGTTCTGTCCATGGACCCTTTCGGTTTTCCTCTTGCATCATattcatctctttcttcttgttctctctctgtctctctttaTCACTAATGTTACTATAATGTTCTTTCTCAGCTTGCTTCACCATGGCATGCTCTGGCCACTACATATATAAGCTAAACACTGTGGTGTGTCCACGCGATATCACACTCACAATATTAAAACTCttaatgatttcatttttttgtccAATCATATACTGTCCATATGTTTGAGGGATTATCCTATTGATAATGTAGGGTCTCTTTCTTATGATGTCACAAGgccattatatattttttaaaacgtgaTCGTCAAGAGGGGATTGGTGTTACTGACGCAACACTCCCATTAATTGTGCCTTTTCTCTTCTGTGCCTTTGAGTGAGTGATAATAAGAACTCTTTCTTATATCTTTTTGGCAGGCAGCACTATCTCGAATTGGGATATCATTAACATAAGAAAATCTTGTAAATCCAAGCCAAAAAGAAGATGGTATGTTTTTCTATAGTTCCGTGTTATGTAGACCAGAAAAACTCTTAATATAAATTATCTAAGCTTGCTAAAAATTCGAAAATAAACATAGGGCGACACTAGATCTTTCTTGGCCTTTTCGGTGGGGATATGAAAGTATTGTGTCTCTTGACTTTATTAAGGGTTATATTGGTAGTAACTGTTGAAGTTTCTAAAAGGGAAAATAGAGAAGAAGATACAGACAAAGGCTTTGTCAGCCTTAGAAAAATAAAGTCATATA
This genomic interval from Brassica napus cultivar Da-Ae chromosome A6, Da-Ae, whole genome shotgun sequence contains the following:
- the LOC106347529 gene encoding transcription factor MYB48-like isoform X2, which encodes MDRTRRHHSGLNRTGKSCRLRWVNYLHPGLKRGKMTPQEERLVTELHAKWGNRWSKIARKLPGRTDNEIKNYWRTHMRKKAQEKKRHVSPSSSCSNCCSSSMTTTNTQDVSFESRMSSGKVSFYDTGGNREMNQEETKDGYSMDDIWKEIDHSAVNIIQPVKDIYLEQSYCLSYPNMASPTWESSLDSIWKMEEDKSKMSSFGNDQFPFCFQHSRSPWSSG
- the LOC106347529 gene encoding transcription factor MYB48-like isoform X1 is translated as MVKQAEKEHYSNISDKERQRENKKKEMNMMQEENRKGPWTEQEDIILVNFVHLFGDRRWDFIAKVSGLNRTGKSCRLRWVNYLHPGLKRGKMTPQEERLVTELHAKWGNRWSKIARKLPGRTDNEIKNYWRTHMRKKAQEKKRHVSPSSSCSNCCSSSMTTTNTQDVSFESRMSSGKVSFYDTGGNREMNQEETKDGYSMDDIWKEIDHSAVNIIQPVKDIYLEQSYCLSYPNMASPTWESSLDSIWKMEEDKSKMSSFGNDQFPFCFQHSRSPWSSG